The proteins below come from a single Polynucleobacter sp. MWH-UH23A genomic window:
- a CDS encoding glycosyltransferase gives MTANLVANPKLSIVIPVYNEEDGLQALFDRLYPALDKVSAKRNIPYEIVFVNDGSKDRSAGILAKQVELRPDVTRAVLFHSNFGQHMAIMAGFEYAKGEYIITLDADLQNPPEEIDALAEKLIDGHDYVGTIRAERRDSFFRKFASRAMNRLRENITRITMTDQGCMLRGYSRRIVDLVRQCDESNTFIPALAYTFAANPVEITVKHEERFAGESKYSLYQLIRLNFDLVTGFSIMPLQIFSILGMLLSLAAGSLFAYLLVRRFVLGAEVEGVFTLFALTFFLIGVMLFGLGLLGEYIGRIYQQIRNRPRYVVQTVLEKK, from the coding sequence ATGACTGCAAATTTAGTTGCCAACCCAAAGCTGAGCATTGTCATCCCCGTATACAACGAGGAAGATGGCCTCCAAGCATTATTTGATCGACTCTATCCTGCATTAGATAAGGTTTCCGCTAAGCGCAATATCCCCTATGAGATTGTGTTTGTTAACGATGGCAGCAAAGATCGCTCCGCTGGCATATTAGCCAAACAAGTTGAGTTGCGACCTGATGTCACACGAGCCGTTTTATTCCATAGTAATTTTGGTCAGCATATGGCCATCATGGCTGGTTTTGAATACGCGAAAGGTGAATACATCATCACCTTAGATGCAGACCTACAAAATCCCCCTGAAGAAATTGATGCTCTCGCTGAGAAGTTGATTGATGGACATGATTATGTTGGCACCATTCGTGCTGAGCGTCGCGATAGTTTCTTTAGAAAATTTGCTTCACGCGCTATGAACCGTTTGCGTGAAAACATCACTCGTATCACCATGACCGACCAAGGATGCATGTTGCGTGGCTATAGCCGTCGCATTGTTGATCTTGTGCGTCAATGTGATGAAAGCAATACGTTTATTCCTGCACTGGCTTATACCTTTGCAGCAAACCCCGTTGAAATTACCGTCAAACACGAGGAGCGTTTTGCAGGTGAATCTAAATATAGCTTGTATCAACTGATCCGTTTGAACTTTGACTTAGTGACTGGGTTCTCGATCATGCCTTTGCAGATCTTCTCGATCCTGGGCATGCTGCTCTCCCTTGCTGCTGGCAGCCTATTTGCTTACCTCTTAGTACGTCGCTTTGTATTAGGCGCTGAGGTAGAGGGCGTCTTTACTCTCTTCGCACTCACATTCTTCTTAATTGGCGTCATGCTTTTTGGCCTAGGCTTACTGGGCGAATATATCGGCCGCATCTACCAACAAATCCGTAATCGCCCTCGTTATGTGGTGCAAACGGTTTTAGAGAAAAAATAA